The genome window taaatttcatagtgaggagttcatgttcaccatcacttcctgttctttggaaagtggttctcaaagttctttacgtgcattgcacgtcatttcataggtcattagagacccgataagttctttgatcaaaaaggtattcaaaattttttattcttgtatagccgttattttcgaatcccgattcttagaaagcgatcgtaaaatcttgttaacgagttcaaaattcgaaaagcttttaccaagaacttttaaactattgacgacatccgtaaaacgggtgttcatgtctccaatagtctcacttggtttcatttgaaacagcttgaaatcatgtattaaaaaattaatcttcaaatcttttactctattagtgccttcgtgtgtgattttgagagtgtgtcatatgtcaaaagccgtttcgcacatagaaattcgattaaactcagttttatccaaagcgcaaaatagagcgttcatagctctagcatttagagaaaaaatcttcttctccaaatcattccaatggttcattggaagagaagacctttgaaaaccaaatttgactatatgccataaatcgagattcaatgaaagtaagaaaactctcattcgagttttctaataagtatagtttggcccattgaaaaagggaggacgaatgagagagtgaccctcttgaaagccgaaaagagtcatttctcgttgggtgttaaaccaaatgagaaatcacgaggctctgataccaattattaggaaaggggtcggcactaagaaggggggtgaattagtgcaacggttaaATCACATCGGTTACAGAAATTTCTtcgtttcgtatgataaaactaatttcggaaatgcttaactttgaaagcaataagaggagcgtagcaagtaatgagaaggcagtttacagtttaaagtaaattgctcaaagtaaagcaaaccagatttttatagtgattcggttgtcgtgacctacatccacttcgtcgattcctcttccatcgaggccactggcatccactatcgatcttccttcaataggcaaagaccaaccaccttttacaactcgattctccttttactgggtttaggagataacccttacacccccacttactcctctctcaaactattctaacacttagaacttttgagaagaGTTCgcacaagattgcagtagcgtttctttctatttttactctcaagtcttatgtatttttaaccagggatgagagggatatttataggcctcaagttgattcaaacttggagcctaaaaacatctcatcccgggtttcctaggtctaagcgataccaccgctagtgccagtctgacactgacactacactggacggtaccaccgcccaatctggcagtaccatcgcctgacactgggtggtaccaccgccagactggcggtaccactgcctgcagcctctcgaaggctgtgtttgggcggtaccaccgcctgacatattcTCAGAGACTATatcacgacggtgtcacctcttggggcactattgggccttttcattgggcccaacatagtttttacatgggcccaactggcccctaattgggttagcccaaattcaaacctaattatatgctaactataattcctatgacatattctaagctaaacaagtccgtaagtctagtttcttccggcaaacttccgatgatctctcgacaatgttccaacggactcccggcaagctctcggattttacgacgatcttcttggcgagttccgacgagcttctatggtaagctccgagacttctcgactggttccgacagaacttccgacgaacgtccatacttccgacgaactctcgaactcctaacgaaatcacgtccttgacttcgagatttcattttgtttcatgtcttgctatcgtacttaatcctgcacatgtaaaacacacttcgatctagacaattaatactaagcattaattatgttgtccgacatgttattggttcttcgacgcttcgtccgattctttgacgcatcgtcctctcttgcggcctattgcccaatcgaccagttgactccgcaattcggatatccttggcgcaatatccgctcttcttggcccgatgcccgaatccatggcccgaagccttttatcgatatgtcgattgatcctccaacccaacgtccaatcttctgacatgttttcttccaacccaacatgattcttcctgctttaattgtctcatcctgatcgaagcatcatgcatcactcaaaacgcagatcaaattataaatactatcaattggtttcattatcaaaacatCTATGGGATGATAGATGCTCAAACATATGTCATTTAAACTAATTATTATATGTTGCATGTAAGTAGGATAGGACTGGCAAACGTAAAAAATTTATGCTTTATTAGTCATGGCTGCAAATAGGGATGCTGATTTCCCTATTTGAGAATGCATgttgatttaaaaataaataaaaatcaatgGAACTAAGAGTGCAATTTAAAATTCTAAAAAGGGTCTTCTGATACAAATATAAGTTTTTGACTTTAGTCTTGAAATATAATCCTCATTTATAATTATCCCAAATTAAAAGTTATTCTTTTTAATGAAAACAAAAGAGACCAACTAGAAGGTTTTCTTACAAAAATAGTAAAATATTTACATGTCATCAAGCAAAACAGATTATCTATGTCCTTATCCCCTTCTTTTCCTCACCAAATCACAGTCCATGCAATAATAGAAATCCTCAACTAATTTATGGATTGAGATGAAACTTTCATCGATAGGAAAGGTTAAAATTCAGCCATACCATAATTCTACCCTGAAACTAAATCCAAAAGATTAATTGCATCAATAACCAAGCAAAATCTCAcccctttttttcattttttattcttaCTGACAAGGTCATATCGATAACCAATCAAATCATAGAATATCAAGAAGATTAATTGCATCGAACAATTCTTTCCATCCAGCtctattttcatatttaatttgaaattTGCTAGATTTCCTTCACAAACCAATCTCAAATTATTTGTCAGCATCAGAAACATCGCAGTGTTAGCCTCATTGCTAGATATCTAAAAGAGTTTTTTTCCACAAAATGCACGAAAATGGTATTCAGGAAACTTCTCATGAGCTATGTTCCCTAAAAGAAACACACGTCAAAACATAAACAACATATGTGCAAACCGTCCACAGAGAAAAATAACGAACATAAAGACAAGCACAAAAAAGCCATCCGATATGAAGTTCCTGGTGGATTGCTTATTCCAGCTATTCATACAGAGGTGAACTCAAAGAACTTGCCTTAGTCCTGCCAATGTAAGCCACTTTACATTACTGGGCCCCTCCATCATGTACAGTTCCATCCATAGACATTTCCTGCACCTCCAAAGAATTAAGTACAAGTGTGCCATAAGAAACCTGGTCGCGATTAATCTACTAGAAACCAAATTTGCAGCAGTAAGCAAAGATGAACTTTTAAACTGTTCCCACTTACTGTAGCAATGCGCATTGCAAGCAGGAAGCTGTCGCTTATATCACATTCTTTCCCTCTCTgtaattttcttcttttccttgtatGCTCTCCAGTCTTCCTATTGGAAAGCCTTGAATTGAATGTTTGAGTGCGAGTATTGCTCATCAAGATGGCTTATTGATCAGCTCGCAGTGCTTAATACATCCTAGCCATGCCAAACTGAAGAGTACCAACTTTTCtatgaccaccaccaccaccagctgCTGTGACAATCCCATTAAATGGGGATTTTGCCTGTAACACGTTTGCCTCCATGGTATTTCTCTCAGCTGAATTAGCCTTGGGTCCTGCAAGATAAAAGGGGGCAGCTCTTGTGTCAAGAGCTATATCTGGAGTCAACTTACTAGTCATGCCTGGTTGGGACGGTCTATGCTGTATGGGTCCCCGTTCACGTTCAGCATCTATTGGGTCTCTGTTTGAGTTCTCTGACCTGCCAGTGGTACTATGAAAACAATATGGAGGAATGGCTGGTTCCACTGGAAGAACAGGGTTCCTAGCGAAACGCCTAGGGTCATAGGCATCCTTCATACTCCCACTTTCCTTTGGCATTATTGGACCAACAACTTTTCCTGGCCTAGCTGGAAATATAAAGCAAAATACTATATTATCGGTGTGCAACAGCATCACAATTACTTGTGGCCAATCTTGCATTTAAGCAATTACCAGTTGGGATCCTTTGAGGTGCCTGTGAAGCCCTTGCTATTCTTCCAGATGACCTTCCAATATCTCGAGAGTTCTTGTGTGCTGGCCCATCCCTTGAAGAGCCCATATTTGGTTGTTCCAATGGAGGGATGGTAGTAGAGTGGACCACTGTAGACCTGAAAGGGGGGAAATGAATCTATGCATAAAGATCCAAAACTGCAGTAGAAAACAATAAACATATTTGAATCAGTTGCAAAGCATGTTCATCAAAGCCATCCAATAAAAGCTAACCAGTCGCTCCTACAAATTTTGAAAAGGGCAGAGAAAAAGTCAAAatataagaaaaacaaaaaggaaCCTGTTGCATGGTAGATTCCTGTTTCATGCTTCAGATTTCTTCTAATACTAAATTCATCTGTATGCTAAAAGAGGATGAAGCTTTGCTAAGATGACACCACAACACTGTTTAAGGCCTATTTGGTCACGTTTTCCACCTATGATGCATTTCTCCTGCTCAAATGGAAATTAATGATAGTTTATGTTGAAGAAAATACTAGAGATGCAGCCTTCCTCTCTTGTTTTTGATAGTATACATGAAAACAATAGCTGTTAAGAATTTTTTTGGAAAGTAAACCAACATGGCGCTTAAGGAGAATCTAAATGCACCAGAGCAGTTCTGTTCTGCAACCAAGAATAGCTTAGGCCCTAGCTCCAAAGttcgaaatatcgtaccgtaccaccatttcgacgttcgctcggtacggtacggaacggtataccgagtggtatatatatatatatatatatataagcgcctcggcgacgtcgcgtcgcctcggtggcatcgccgaaaaaggcgacgtcgcgtcgtctcgacgacgtcgccgagcctttttctaaaaatatatatatataaataaatacataaataaataaataaataaatattattttattattattattcgttccATCTGGgaacgggcggtccgcgtaccggtataccgtcggaccgatatgtaccgcccgtaccgggcggtattattcggtaTTGCTTACCTTGCCTAGCTCATTAAATTATACCTTAAAAAGAATTAATCCTCCTCAATCATGAAAAGTTTTTTAACATAAGCTAAATGCATGAAAAATAGAAGGAATCAAGTTCAGGAACTGAATGTGAAATTACCTAGGGAGAGAAACATGCTTCCTATCTAACGGAATGCCAAATCCACTTTTACCACCATTCTCCTCGAGgtatgcaaattgctttctaaacTGATCCACAGCACTGCATAAAAAGAAAGCAGAAAATGATACCAAGAACGAGAATGTCAGTGATGTGTTGTGTATGATTAGGAAATGAAGGGAATAAATATCTGAAATTCAGAACCTAGGATATAGAAAATTTGTCTTTTCAGTTCCATTAACTTTGTCTTTAAGCAGCTGAGGATGATATTCTAATATCTCAAGGAAGATTAGCTCTTGTACGTCTTCTTTGGTCAATCTTCGACACTCAAACTCAAATTCCATTTTCGTGATTGATTGGCAAGATGGTTCTCTCTCTATTTTCGCAAGACCTTTGAAATATGGATCAGCTAATGCCTGATAAACCAGAAGGAAACATGATATCTTATGCAAAAATCATGTATGAATAAATACTATATACTATCATATTAAGATCATGAAATTCTATAAAAAAGATTGCAAGAAATAACTTGGTGacaaacaaaaaatataatgTGAATCTATTTGGAAATGCGTACTTCTTCAGCAGTTGGCCGCTTGCTAGGGTCAAATGACAAAAGCCTCTCCAAAAGTTTCAATGCCAAAGGATCTGCATTTGGGAATTTCTGTGCAAATGGTACAGACTGTTTTTTCCTCATGCAGCTCAGGTATCTCCTTGCCTTCTCATTCCGAACCtacagcaaaaaagaaagaaaaaggatttgTGAAtgtaattgatttttttattttttgcatctaGAAAAGGCACCTTCCACTATAAAGTTCCGAAGCAACTACCATACCCGAGAAATTGTATCCAAGGAAGGTGTTCCCAGAAGATCAGTCATCAAATCTAACTGATGAACCACATTTTTTCCAGGGAAAAGAGGCTTGCCTGTCAATACCTCAGCAAAAATGCAGCCAATGCTCCAAATATCGATAGCAGCAGTATACTGCGATTTTAGGACGCAATCAATCAATATCTCTTTGACAATGAAAATTTTACAGTCCAAAAATATAAACCAACATAGGAAAAAATAAATACTGGTACCTGCCATTGTATTTCAACTTGCGGGGCAATTCAAAATTGTTCCTGAACAGGCAGTTTTTTTAATTATGAAACTATTTTATTCTTCAAAAGTTTTATGGAGACTCCCACCAAACCAAAACAACTGCTAAAATAACCAAACTCATCAatcatcccaagtttagaatgttCTGAGCGGTCAGCAAATAAAGTATCAAGTAAATCAATTGCCAAAGAATCATCATCAGATGAAAAAATTGGTAgagaataattaaaataaaaatcatgatcaCTGTTATGCCAGCAAGCTGGTGACCCAGATCCACTTCCGTACGAAACAAAGGCATAGGCGTATACCCAAGAAAAAGgccaaaaaacaaaaaatgaGCATGCAATGATGATAAATTCGAAGTAAAACTGTCTTTTAGAAGTTCATTGGTGCTTCCGTTATTTTTCTGCAATGTCGGAGAACATATCATATGGTAGCTCGTCTAGTAGCATCAAAAATTTAAGTATTATCTTCTGGTGCATGTCAGGAAGGATTTCTTTCCTAGTTTAGTAGTCGCATAGAAGTgaagaacaagtttacaaaacaagAACACAAGCTCAAGCCTACATGCATAACCATATGGTTGTGGATCAGATCTTCATAACATGAAAATAAACCTATCATATAGTCTGATATAGGATTGACAATGGTTTTAAACAGTTGTTCTAGCACAAGAAATACATGCATGATTGTAAGATGTGTTTGCATAATATACTTTAAGCACCAAACATAATAGCAAAAGACTAATGCCTATACCTTGGAAAAGAATGATCCACATAACTCAGGAGCCCTATACCATCTGGTTGCAACATAATCCTGTCATATGTTAGTGATATAGAGTTAAGAATATATAATGTCATTGCTTCCTTCAAATGGCAAAACAAGCAATCAAGAATATACGACCCATAACATAATAGCAAGTTGTTGTAatggaaaacaaagaaaaaaagaattatcATCCTTTTAACAAACCGTCCAAAATATTGTTGTGGGGGTATCACCGAATGCAACTCTTGCTAGTCCAAAATCACAAATTTTCAGTTTGCAGTTTGCATTTGCGAGTATATTCTTTGGCTTTAAATCGCGATGATAGACATTGGCTAGACACAGAAGATTTAGTGTCAGTACATTAGCTCTAAGATGTTAATCAGCATCCAGCACAAGAATAAACATGGCTGAAAGAAAACATAATTAGAGTCACAACTTAAAAGAGATAAACCATATAAGTTAGAACTGTTGAATGGTCAAACGAAAACATTGGAAATATCACCGAAGTATGTTTAGTACCAAAAATTTTCAACCATCACATATTTTGAGCATATAGAAGAATAATACATCACAACTACACTAAGTATTCTGACA of Musa acuminata AAA Group cultivar baxijiao chromosome BXJ2-3, Cavendish_Baxijiao_AAA, whole genome shotgun sequence contains these proteins:
- the LOC135607699 gene encoding mitogen-activated protein kinase 10-like — protein: MQQDQRKKNSPELDFFSEYGDANRYKIQEVIGKGSYGVVCSAIDTHTGQKVAIKRIHDIFGHISDAVRILREIKLLRLLRHPDIVEIKHIILPMSRRDFNDIYVVFELMESDLHQVIKANDDLTREHYRFFLYQLLRALKYIHTANVYHRDLKPKNILANANCKLKICDFGLARVAFGDTPTTIFWTDYVATRWYRAPELCGSFFSKYTAAIDIWSIGCIFAEVLTGKPLFPGKNVVHQLDLMTDLLGTPSLDTISRVRNEKARRYLSCMRKKQSVPFAQKFPNADPLALKLLERLLSFDPSKRPTAEEALADPYFKGLAKIEREPSCQSITKMEFEFECRRLTKEDVQELIFLEILEYHPQLLKDKVNGTEKTNFLYPSAVDQFRKQFAYLEENGGKSGFGIPLDRKHVSLPRSTVVHSTTIPPLEQPNMGSSRDGPAHKNSRDIGRSSGRIARASQAPQRIPTARPGKVVGPIMPKESGSMKDAYDPRRFARNPVLPVEPAIPPYCFHSTTGRSENSNRDPIDAERERGPIQHRPSQPGMTSKLTPDIALDTRAAPFYLAGPKANSAERNTMEANVLQAKSPFNGIVTAAGGGGGHRKVGTLQFGMARMY